In the genome of Chrysemys picta bellii isolate R12L10 chromosome 17, ASM1138683v2, whole genome shotgun sequence, one region contains:
- the LOC135976334 gene encoding butyrophilin-like protein 1 has protein sequence MLKVPARGVPMVTRLCVCSLGILLLAPCSLSEKFSLTGSPHPVVGVIGQDVVLPCQLLPPARLPNMDVRWRKIGSGFIPVHKYSDEGSQDLPGESYQNRTELFLQEFSSGNVSLKLKQLQVVDDGKYQCFVRTPEWSREATTELRVAAVAPVFIDMLGPRGQGIGLACRSAGWFPKPKLQWVGKNWQNLSLEIVTNMTQDRENLYSVVSHVTVTEGEENGDISCIVQNGLLAPERQSAIHLSGDIFPRVSPWLAAFWVLFTLVLIAAGACAYLGFTAKRKASQKKPSKEEALLNLETEKKTLEAGTWLNTQSMCICAFMV, from the exons AGAAGTTCTCCCTGACTGGCTCCCCGCACCCTGTGGTGGGGGTAATTGGCCAGGATGTGGTGTTACCCTGCCAGCTCTtacccccagcccggctgcccaaCATGGACGTGCGGTGGAGGAAAATTGGATCAGGATTTATCCCAGTTCACAAGTACTCAGATGAGGGTTCCCAGGACCTGCCAGGAGAGAGTTACCAGAACCGGACAGAGCTGTTCCTGCAGGAGTTCAGCAGCGGGAACGTCTCCCTAAAGCTGAAACAGCTCCAAGTGGTGGATGATGGGAAATACCAGTGCTTTGTGAGGACCCCAGAGTGGAGCCGTGAAGCCACCACTGAGTTACGGGTCGCAG CTGTGGCTCCAGTGTTCATTGATATGCTAGGACCCCGGGGCCAGGGGATCGGACTGGCCTGTAGATCCGCAGGCTGGTTCCCCAAACCCAAACTCCAGTGGGTTGGAAAGAACTGGCAGAACCTGTCGTTGGAGATTGTGACCAACATGACTCAGGACAGGGAGAACCTGTATAGTGTTGTGAGTCACGTCACTGTCACAGAAGGGGAAGAGAATGGAGACATCAGCTGCATAGTGCAGAATGGCCTGCTGGCGCCCGAGCGACAATCGGCCattcacctctcag GTGACATCTTCCCCCGTGTTTCTCCCTGGCTGGCTGCATTCTGGGTATTGTTCACTCTGGTTCTCATTGCTGCTGGAGCTTGTGCATATCTTGGATTTACAG CGAAGCGAAAGGCCTCTCAGAAGAAACCCTCTAAAGAAGAGGCTCTGTTAAATCTTG AGACTGAGAAGAAGACCTTGGAAGCAGGTACTTGGCTAAACACCCAGTCAATGTGTATCTGCGCTTTCATGGTATAA